The proteins below are encoded in one region of Trichocoleus sp. FACHB-46:
- a CDS encoding IS1 family transposase — MQCPDCQSTHVVKNGRRQQQQNYLCRQCSRQFLDAYQPKGY, encoded by the coding sequence ATGCAATGTCCAGACTGTCAATCCACTCACGTCGTCAAAAACGGTCGCCGTCAACAGCAGCAGAACTACTTGTGCCGTCAGTGCTCTCGTCAGTTCCTGGATGCTTACCAGCCCAAAGGCTATC